A section of the Amblyomma americanum isolate KBUSLIRL-KWMA chromosome 2, ASM5285725v1, whole genome shotgun sequence genome encodes:
- the Nep3 gene encoding M13 family metallopeptidase neprilysin 3 isoform X1 yields the protein MIFSISTNGDGLPRRTDQAHMPGQDTSSPPARATNARNGNMNGIQLKPMPRYKRTDFEDEETSSASSMPVDATGSSTVLTDIKPGSGGGGGGGSSATAAMLNPLGVRYSVSGGHHRRTFWQRASPLERFLLALVGLLAFVVLVLAIVVSVNTGRVRERIIERVVEPSHPKYCVTPACVTVASSILNAMDPETDPCEDFYQYSCGGWIKANPLPDGKSIWGTFGKLWQENQLVMKNVLEDEKTDLKSEAEKKARIYYYSCLDKNDTVESLGSKPIVNLLDIVGGWNVTGNYSMDTWQLQPALQLIHNVYSRSGLFSWAVGEDDRNSSRHVIQVDQGGLILPSRDYYLNKTKDDKVLNAYLTYMTSVGVLLGGKESDVKQQMQDVIDFEKRLANITVPAEERRDDERLYHKMTVAELQARAPLLDWTEYFTSAFAQINRTIPETQDVVVYAPEYMGNMTQLVQEYMNTTRGKITICNYLGWSLVHSMVSYLSEPFREASKVLRKALMGSDGSDTTWRYCVTDTNNVIGFALGAMFVREVFDGDSKPLKMPGSRHSAGAVDDSCAGNRLINSTKLQAQNMIKEVKDAFKNNLPMLKWMDKETRELAKEKADAITDMIGFPDFITDPKKLDEKYKGLEFVENEYFENNIRVSQFLLKKNMQRLYRPSNKTEWEMTPTIVNAYYTPTKNQIVFPAGILQAPFYDPNYPKSLNFGAMGVVMGHELTHAFDDQGREYDKSGNLNQWWKNSTIQSFQARAQCFIDQYSNYTANKENLNGKQTLGENIADNGGLKAAFHAFEEWLEQHPDEPPLPGVNMTHKQLFYVGFAQVWCSTETPEAIHLQILSDPHSPARFRVIGPVSNSEEFSREFKCRKNSGMNTRKKCEVW from the exons AGGTACAAGCGGACCGACTTCGAGGACGAGGAGacgagcagcgccagcagcatGCCCGTGGACGCCACCGGCAGCTCGACGGTGCTGACGGACATCAAGCCGGGCTccgggggcggcggcggcgggggcaGCTCGGCCACCGCGGCCATGCTGAACCCGCTGGGCGTGCGCTACTCGGTGTCCGGCGGCCACCACCGGCGCACCTTCTGGCAGCGGGCGTCGCCCCTGGAGCGCTTCCTGCTCGCCCTGGTGGggctgctcgccttcgtcgtcctGGTGCTTGCCATCGTGGTCAGCGTCAACACGGGCCGCGTGCGAGAGAGGATCATCGAGCGCGTCGTCGAGCCGTCGCATCCGA AGTACTGCGTGACGCCGGCATGCGTGACTGTGGCCAGCTCCATCCTGAACGCCATGGACCCGGAGACGGACCCGTGCGAGGACTTCTACCAGTATTCGTGCGGCGGCTGGATCAAGGCGAACCCGCTCCCCGACGGCAAGTCCATCTGGGGCACGTTTGGCAAGCTCTGGCAGGAGAACCAGCTCGTCATGAAAAACGTCCTCG AGGACGAAAAGACAGACCTGAAAAGTGAAGCTGAAAAGAAAGCTCGCATCTACTACTACTCCTGCCTGGACAAGAATGACACCGTCGAAAGCCTCGGCTCCAAGCCAATCGTCAATCTCCTGGACATT GTGGGCGGCTGGAATGTGACGGGCAACTACTCAATGGACACGTGGCAGCTTCAGCCGGCGCTGCAGCTCATCCACAACGTGTACTCGCGTTCGGGCCTCTTCTCGTGGGCCGTGGGCGAGGACGACCGCAACTCGTCACGACACGTCATCCAGGTCGACCAGGGAGGGCTCATCCTGCCCTCGAGAGACTACTACCTCAACAAAACCAAAGACGACAAG GTGTTGAACGCCTACCTCACCTACATGACTTCCGTCGGCGTACTCTTGGGAGGCAAGGAATCTGACGTGAAGCAGCAAATGCAAGACGTCATCGATTTCGAGAAACGACTGGCCAAC ATAACGGTTCCTGCGGAGGAGCGACGCGACGACGAGCGCCTCTACCACAAGATGACGGTGGCCGAGCTCCAGGCGCGGGCGCCCTTGCTCGACTGGACCGAGTACTTCACCAGCGCCTTCGCTCAGATCAACCGCACCATACCGGAGACGCAGGACGTGGTGGTCTACGCCCCCGAATACATGGGCAACATGACCCAGCTCGTCCAGGAGTACATGAACACCACCCGGGGCAAAAT CACGATCTGCAACTACCTGGGCTGGAGCCTGGTGCACTCGATGGTGTCGTACCTATCCGAGCCCTTCCGCGAGGCGTCTAAGGTTCTACGGAAGGCTCTGATGGGCTCGGACGGATCGGACACCACGTGGCGCTACTGCGTCACCGACACCAACAACGTCATCGGCTTCGCCCTGGGCGCCATGTTTGTCAGGGAAGTGTTCGACGGCGACAGCAAACCCCTC AAAATGCCAGGTAGCCGACATTCCGCTGGTGCAGTGGATGACTCTTGTGCCGGGAACAGGTTGATTAATTCTACAAAGTTACAG GCTCAGAACATGATAAAAGAGGTGAAGGATGCATTCAAGAACAACCTGCCCATGCTCAAGTGGATGGACAAGGAGACGAGGGAACTAGCCAAGGAGAAA GCGGATGCCATTACCGACATGATTGGATTTCCTGATTTCATTACGGATCCAAAAAAGCTCGACGAGAAATACAAAGGC CTGGAGTTCGTGGAGAACGAGTACTTTGAGAACAACATTCGTGTGAGCCAGTTCCTGTTGAAGAAGAACATGCAGCGTCTCTACCGACCCAGCAACAAGACCGAGTGGGAGATGACGCCTACCATCGTGAATGCCTACTACACGCCGACCAAGAACCAGATCG TTTTTCCCGCTGGTATCCTGCAGGCGCCGTTTTACGATCCCAACTATCCTAA GTCTCTCAACTTTGGTGCCATGGGGGTCGTGATGGGACACGAGCTAACGCACGCTTTCGACGACCAAG GAAGAGAATACGACAAGTCCGGAAACTTGAACCAATGGTGGAAGAACTCGACGATTCAGAGCTTTCAGGCCAGGGCTCAGTGCTTCATCGATCAGTATTCCAACTACACTGCCAACAAAGAAAAC CTCAATGGAAAGCAAACACTGGGCGAAAACATCGCAGACAACGGAGGCCTTAAGGCGGCTTTTCAT GCGTTCGAGGAGTGGCTCGAGCAGCACCCCGACGAGCCGCCTCTGCCCGGAGTGAACATGACGCACAAGCAGCTCTTCTACGTAGGCTTCGCTCAGGTGTGGTGCTCCACCGAGACCCCGGAGGCCATCCACCTGCAGATCCTCAGCGACCCGCACTCGCCGGCCAGGTTCAG GGTGATAGGACCGGTCTCCAACTCAGAAGAGTTCTCGAGGGAGTTCAAGTGCAGAAAGAACAGCGGCATGAACACCCGGAAGAAGTGCGAAGTCTGGTGA
- the Nep3 gene encoding M13 family metallopeptidase neprilysin 3 isoform X8, which translates to MPMPRYKRTDFEDEETSSASSMPVDATGSSTVLTDIKPGSGGGGGGGSSATAAMLNPLGVRYSVSGGHHRRTFWQRASPLERFLLALVGLLAFVVLVLAIVVSVNTGRVRERIIERVVEPSHPKYCVTPACVTVASSILNAMDPETDPCEDFYQYSCGGWIKANPLPDGKSIWGTFGKLWQENQLVMKNVLEDEKTDLKSEAEKKARIYYYSCLDKNDTVESLGSKPIVNLLDIVGGWNVTGNYSMDTWQLQPALQLIHNVYSRSGLFSWAVGEDDRNSSRHVIQVDQGGLILPSRDYYLNKTKDDKVLNAYLTYMTSVGVLLGGKESDVKQQMQDVIDFEKRLANITVPAEERRDDERLYHKMTVAELQARAPLLDWTEYFTSAFAQINRTIPETQDVVVYAPEYMGNMTQLVQEYMNTTRGKITICNYLGWSLVHSMVSYLSEPFREASKVLRKALMGSDGSDTTWRYCVTDTNNVIGFALGAMFVREVFDGDSKPLAQNMIKEVKDAFKNNLPMLKWMDKETRELAKEKADAITDMIGFPDFITDPKKLDEKYKGLEFVENEYFENNIRVSQFLLKKNMQRLYRPSNKTEWEMTPTIVNAYYTPTKNQIVFPAGILQAPFYDPNYPKSLNFGAMGVVMGHELTHAFDDQGREYDKSGNLNQWWKNSTIQSFQARAQCFIDQYSNYTANKENLNGKQTLGENIADNGGLKAAFHAFEEWLEQHPDEPPLPGVNMTHKQLFYVGFAQVWCSTETPEAIHLQILSDPHSPARFRVIGPVSNSEEFSREFKCRKNSGMNTRKKCEVW; encoded by the exons AGGTACAAGCGGACCGACTTCGAGGACGAGGAGacgagcagcgccagcagcatGCCCGTGGACGCCACCGGCAGCTCGACGGTGCTGACGGACATCAAGCCGGGCTccgggggcggcggcggcgggggcaGCTCGGCCACCGCGGCCATGCTGAACCCGCTGGGCGTGCGCTACTCGGTGTCCGGCGGCCACCACCGGCGCACCTTCTGGCAGCGGGCGTCGCCCCTGGAGCGCTTCCTGCTCGCCCTGGTGGggctgctcgccttcgtcgtcctGGTGCTTGCCATCGTGGTCAGCGTCAACACGGGCCGCGTGCGAGAGAGGATCATCGAGCGCGTCGTCGAGCCGTCGCATCCGA AGTACTGCGTGACGCCGGCATGCGTGACTGTGGCCAGCTCCATCCTGAACGCCATGGACCCGGAGACGGACCCGTGCGAGGACTTCTACCAGTATTCGTGCGGCGGCTGGATCAAGGCGAACCCGCTCCCCGACGGCAAGTCCATCTGGGGCACGTTTGGCAAGCTCTGGCAGGAGAACCAGCTCGTCATGAAAAACGTCCTCG AGGACGAAAAGACAGACCTGAAAAGTGAAGCTGAAAAGAAAGCTCGCATCTACTACTACTCCTGCCTGGACAAGAATGACACCGTCGAAAGCCTCGGCTCCAAGCCAATCGTCAATCTCCTGGACATT GTGGGCGGCTGGAATGTGACGGGCAACTACTCAATGGACACGTGGCAGCTTCAGCCGGCGCTGCAGCTCATCCACAACGTGTACTCGCGTTCGGGCCTCTTCTCGTGGGCCGTGGGCGAGGACGACCGCAACTCGTCACGACACGTCATCCAGGTCGACCAGGGAGGGCTCATCCTGCCCTCGAGAGACTACTACCTCAACAAAACCAAAGACGACAAG GTGTTGAACGCCTACCTCACCTACATGACTTCCGTCGGCGTACTCTTGGGAGGCAAGGAATCTGACGTGAAGCAGCAAATGCAAGACGTCATCGATTTCGAGAAACGACTGGCCAAC ATAACGGTTCCTGCGGAGGAGCGACGCGACGACGAGCGCCTCTACCACAAGATGACGGTGGCCGAGCTCCAGGCGCGGGCGCCCTTGCTCGACTGGACCGAGTACTTCACCAGCGCCTTCGCTCAGATCAACCGCACCATACCGGAGACGCAGGACGTGGTGGTCTACGCCCCCGAATACATGGGCAACATGACCCAGCTCGTCCAGGAGTACATGAACACCACCCGGGGCAAAAT CACGATCTGCAACTACCTGGGCTGGAGCCTGGTGCACTCGATGGTGTCGTACCTATCCGAGCCCTTCCGCGAGGCGTCTAAGGTTCTACGGAAGGCTCTGATGGGCTCGGACGGATCGGACACCACGTGGCGCTACTGCGTCACCGACACCAACAACGTCATCGGCTTCGCCCTGGGCGCCATGTTTGTCAGGGAAGTGTTCGACGGCGACAGCAAACCCCTC GCTCAGAACATGATAAAAGAGGTGAAGGATGCATTCAAGAACAACCTGCCCATGCTCAAGTGGATGGACAAGGAGACGAGGGAACTAGCCAAGGAGAAA GCGGATGCCATTACCGACATGATTGGATTTCCTGATTTCATTACGGATCCAAAAAAGCTCGACGAGAAATACAAAGGC CTGGAGTTCGTGGAGAACGAGTACTTTGAGAACAACATTCGTGTGAGCCAGTTCCTGTTGAAGAAGAACATGCAGCGTCTCTACCGACCCAGCAACAAGACCGAGTGGGAGATGACGCCTACCATCGTGAATGCCTACTACACGCCGACCAAGAACCAGATCG TTTTTCCCGCTGGTATCCTGCAGGCGCCGTTTTACGATCCCAACTATCCTAA GTCTCTCAACTTTGGTGCCATGGGGGTCGTGATGGGACACGAGCTAACGCACGCTTTCGACGACCAAG GAAGAGAATACGACAAGTCCGGAAACTTGAACCAATGGTGGAAGAACTCGACGATTCAGAGCTTTCAGGCCAGGGCTCAGTGCTTCATCGATCAGTATTCCAACTACACTGCCAACAAAGAAAAC CTCAATGGAAAGCAAACACTGGGCGAAAACATCGCAGACAACGGAGGCCTTAAGGCGGCTTTTCAT GCGTTCGAGGAGTGGCTCGAGCAGCACCCCGACGAGCCGCCTCTGCCCGGAGTGAACATGACGCACAAGCAGCTCTTCTACGTAGGCTTCGCTCAGGTGTGGTGCTCCACCGAGACCCCGGAGGCCATCCACCTGCAGATCCTCAGCGACCCGCACTCGCCGGCCAGGTTCAG GGTGATAGGACCGGTCTCCAACTCAGAAGAGTTCTCGAGGGAGTTCAAGTGCAGAAAGAACAGCGGCATGAACACCCGGAAGAAGTGCGAAGTCTGGTGA
- the Nep3 gene encoding M13 family metallopeptidase neprilysin 3 isoform X9, with protein sequence MPRYKRTDFEDEETSSASSMPVDATGSSTVLTDIKPGSGGGGGGGSSATAAMLNPLGVRYSVSGGHHRRTFWQRASPLERFLLALVGLLAFVVLVLAIVVSVNTGRVRERIIERVVEPSHPKYCVTPACVTVASSILNAMDPETDPCEDFYQYSCGGWIKANPLPDGKSIWGTFGKLWQENQLVMKNVLEDEKTDLKSEAEKKARIYYYSCLDKNDTVESLGSKPIVNLLDIVGGWNVTGNYSMDTWQLQPALQLIHNVYSRSGLFSWAVGEDDRNSSRHVIQVDQGGLILPSRDYYLNKTKDDKVLNAYLTYMTSVGVLLGGKESDVKQQMQDVIDFEKRLANITVPAEERRDDERLYHKMTVAELQARAPLLDWTEYFTSAFAQINRTIPETQDVVVYAPEYMGNMTQLVQEYMNTTRGKITICNYLGWSLVHSMVSYLSEPFREASKVLRKALMGSDGSDTTWRYCVTDTNNVIGFALGAMFVREVFDGDSKPLAQNMIKEVKDAFKNNLPMLKWMDKETRELAKEKADAITDMIGFPDFITDPKKLDEKYKGLEFVENEYFENNIRVSQFLLKKNMQRLYRPSNKTEWEMTPTIVNAYYTPTKNQIVFPAGILQAPFYDPNYPKSLNFGAMGVVMGHELTHAFDDQGREYDKSGNLNQWWKNSTIQSFQARAQCFIDQYSNYTANKENLNGKQTLGENIADNGGLKAAFHAFEEWLEQHPDEPPLPGVNMTHKQLFYVGFAQVWCSTETPEAIHLQILSDPHSPARFRVIGPVSNSEEFSREFKCRKNSGMNTRKKCEVW encoded by the exons AGGTACAAGCGGACCGACTTCGAGGACGAGGAGacgagcagcgccagcagcatGCCCGTGGACGCCACCGGCAGCTCGACGGTGCTGACGGACATCAAGCCGGGCTccgggggcggcggcggcgggggcaGCTCGGCCACCGCGGCCATGCTGAACCCGCTGGGCGTGCGCTACTCGGTGTCCGGCGGCCACCACCGGCGCACCTTCTGGCAGCGGGCGTCGCCCCTGGAGCGCTTCCTGCTCGCCCTGGTGGggctgctcgccttcgtcgtcctGGTGCTTGCCATCGTGGTCAGCGTCAACACGGGCCGCGTGCGAGAGAGGATCATCGAGCGCGTCGTCGAGCCGTCGCATCCGA AGTACTGCGTGACGCCGGCATGCGTGACTGTGGCCAGCTCCATCCTGAACGCCATGGACCCGGAGACGGACCCGTGCGAGGACTTCTACCAGTATTCGTGCGGCGGCTGGATCAAGGCGAACCCGCTCCCCGACGGCAAGTCCATCTGGGGCACGTTTGGCAAGCTCTGGCAGGAGAACCAGCTCGTCATGAAAAACGTCCTCG AGGACGAAAAGACAGACCTGAAAAGTGAAGCTGAAAAGAAAGCTCGCATCTACTACTACTCCTGCCTGGACAAGAATGACACCGTCGAAAGCCTCGGCTCCAAGCCAATCGTCAATCTCCTGGACATT GTGGGCGGCTGGAATGTGACGGGCAACTACTCAATGGACACGTGGCAGCTTCAGCCGGCGCTGCAGCTCATCCACAACGTGTACTCGCGTTCGGGCCTCTTCTCGTGGGCCGTGGGCGAGGACGACCGCAACTCGTCACGACACGTCATCCAGGTCGACCAGGGAGGGCTCATCCTGCCCTCGAGAGACTACTACCTCAACAAAACCAAAGACGACAAG GTGTTGAACGCCTACCTCACCTACATGACTTCCGTCGGCGTACTCTTGGGAGGCAAGGAATCTGACGTGAAGCAGCAAATGCAAGACGTCATCGATTTCGAGAAACGACTGGCCAAC ATAACGGTTCCTGCGGAGGAGCGACGCGACGACGAGCGCCTCTACCACAAGATGACGGTGGCCGAGCTCCAGGCGCGGGCGCCCTTGCTCGACTGGACCGAGTACTTCACCAGCGCCTTCGCTCAGATCAACCGCACCATACCGGAGACGCAGGACGTGGTGGTCTACGCCCCCGAATACATGGGCAACATGACCCAGCTCGTCCAGGAGTACATGAACACCACCCGGGGCAAAAT CACGATCTGCAACTACCTGGGCTGGAGCCTGGTGCACTCGATGGTGTCGTACCTATCCGAGCCCTTCCGCGAGGCGTCTAAGGTTCTACGGAAGGCTCTGATGGGCTCGGACGGATCGGACACCACGTGGCGCTACTGCGTCACCGACACCAACAACGTCATCGGCTTCGCCCTGGGCGCCATGTTTGTCAGGGAAGTGTTCGACGGCGACAGCAAACCCCTC GCTCAGAACATGATAAAAGAGGTGAAGGATGCATTCAAGAACAACCTGCCCATGCTCAAGTGGATGGACAAGGAGACGAGGGAACTAGCCAAGGAGAAA GCGGATGCCATTACCGACATGATTGGATTTCCTGATTTCATTACGGATCCAAAAAAGCTCGACGAGAAATACAAAGGC CTGGAGTTCGTGGAGAACGAGTACTTTGAGAACAACATTCGTGTGAGCCAGTTCCTGTTGAAGAAGAACATGCAGCGTCTCTACCGACCCAGCAACAAGACCGAGTGGGAGATGACGCCTACCATCGTGAATGCCTACTACACGCCGACCAAGAACCAGATCG TTTTTCCCGCTGGTATCCTGCAGGCGCCGTTTTACGATCCCAACTATCCTAA GTCTCTCAACTTTGGTGCCATGGGGGTCGTGATGGGACACGAGCTAACGCACGCTTTCGACGACCAAG GAAGAGAATACGACAAGTCCGGAAACTTGAACCAATGGTGGAAGAACTCGACGATTCAGAGCTTTCAGGCCAGGGCTCAGTGCTTCATCGATCAGTATTCCAACTACACTGCCAACAAAGAAAAC CTCAATGGAAAGCAAACACTGGGCGAAAACATCGCAGACAACGGAGGCCTTAAGGCGGCTTTTCAT GCGTTCGAGGAGTGGCTCGAGCAGCACCCCGACGAGCCGCCTCTGCCCGGAGTGAACATGACGCACAAGCAGCTCTTCTACGTAGGCTTCGCTCAGGTGTGGTGCTCCACCGAGACCCCGGAGGCCATCCACCTGCAGATCCTCAGCGACCCGCACTCGCCGGCCAGGTTCAG GGTGATAGGACCGGTCTCCAACTCAGAAGAGTTCTCGAGGGAGTTCAAGTGCAGAAAGAACAGCGGCATGAACACCCGGAAGAAGTGCGAAGTCTGGTGA
- the Nep3 gene encoding M13 family metallopeptidase neprilysin 3 isoform X5 — translation MIFSISTNGDGLPRRTDQAHMPGQDTSSPPARATNARNGNMNGIQLKPMPRYKRTDFEDEETSSASSMPVDATGSSTVLTDIKPGSGGGGGGGSSATAAMLNPLGVRYSVSGGHHRRTFWQRASPLERFLLALVGLLAFVVLVLAIVVSVNTGRVRERIIERVVEPSHPKYCVTPACVTVASSILNAMDPETDPCEDFYQYSCGGWIKANPLPDGKSIWGTFGKLWQENQLVMKNVLEDEKTDLKSEAEKKARIYYYSCLDKNDTVESLGSKPIVNLLDIVGGWNVTGNYSMDTWQLQPALQLIHNVYSRSGLFSWAVGEDDRNSSRHVIQVDQGGLILPSRDYYLNKTKDDKVLNAYLTYMTSVGVLLGGKESDVKQQMQDVIDFEKRLANITVPAEERRDDERLYHKMTVAELQARAPLLDWTEYFTSAFAQINRTIPETQDVVVYAPEYMGNMTQLVQEYMNTTRGKITICNYLGWSLVHSMVSYLSEPFREASKVLRKALMGSDGSDTTWRYCVTDTNNVIGFALGAMFVREVFDGDSKPLAQNMIKEVKDAFKNNLPMLKWMDKETRELAKEKADAITDMIGFPDFITDPKKLDEKYKGLEFVENEYFENNIRVSQFLLKKNMQRLYRPSNKTEWEMTPTIVNAYYTPTKNQIVFPAGILQAPFYDPNYPKSLNFGAMGVVMGHELTHAFDDQGREYDKSGNLNQWWKNSTIQSFQARAQCFIDQYSNYTANKENLNGKQTLGENIADNGGLKAAFHAFEEWLEQHPDEPPLPGVNMTHKQLFYVGFAQVWCSTETPEAIHLQILSDPHSPARFRVIGPVSNSEEFSREFKCRKNSGMNTRKKCEVW, via the exons AGGTACAAGCGGACCGACTTCGAGGACGAGGAGacgagcagcgccagcagcatGCCCGTGGACGCCACCGGCAGCTCGACGGTGCTGACGGACATCAAGCCGGGCTccgggggcggcggcggcgggggcaGCTCGGCCACCGCGGCCATGCTGAACCCGCTGGGCGTGCGCTACTCGGTGTCCGGCGGCCACCACCGGCGCACCTTCTGGCAGCGGGCGTCGCCCCTGGAGCGCTTCCTGCTCGCCCTGGTGGggctgctcgccttcgtcgtcctGGTGCTTGCCATCGTGGTCAGCGTCAACACGGGCCGCGTGCGAGAGAGGATCATCGAGCGCGTCGTCGAGCCGTCGCATCCGA AGTACTGCGTGACGCCGGCATGCGTGACTGTGGCCAGCTCCATCCTGAACGCCATGGACCCGGAGACGGACCCGTGCGAGGACTTCTACCAGTATTCGTGCGGCGGCTGGATCAAGGCGAACCCGCTCCCCGACGGCAAGTCCATCTGGGGCACGTTTGGCAAGCTCTGGCAGGAGAACCAGCTCGTCATGAAAAACGTCCTCG AGGACGAAAAGACAGACCTGAAAAGTGAAGCTGAAAAGAAAGCTCGCATCTACTACTACTCCTGCCTGGACAAGAATGACACCGTCGAAAGCCTCGGCTCCAAGCCAATCGTCAATCTCCTGGACATT GTGGGCGGCTGGAATGTGACGGGCAACTACTCAATGGACACGTGGCAGCTTCAGCCGGCGCTGCAGCTCATCCACAACGTGTACTCGCGTTCGGGCCTCTTCTCGTGGGCCGTGGGCGAGGACGACCGCAACTCGTCACGACACGTCATCCAGGTCGACCAGGGAGGGCTCATCCTGCCCTCGAGAGACTACTACCTCAACAAAACCAAAGACGACAAG GTGTTGAACGCCTACCTCACCTACATGACTTCCGTCGGCGTACTCTTGGGAGGCAAGGAATCTGACGTGAAGCAGCAAATGCAAGACGTCATCGATTTCGAGAAACGACTGGCCAAC ATAACGGTTCCTGCGGAGGAGCGACGCGACGACGAGCGCCTCTACCACAAGATGACGGTGGCCGAGCTCCAGGCGCGGGCGCCCTTGCTCGACTGGACCGAGTACTTCACCAGCGCCTTCGCTCAGATCAACCGCACCATACCGGAGACGCAGGACGTGGTGGTCTACGCCCCCGAATACATGGGCAACATGACCCAGCTCGTCCAGGAGTACATGAACACCACCCGGGGCAAAAT CACGATCTGCAACTACCTGGGCTGGAGCCTGGTGCACTCGATGGTGTCGTACCTATCCGAGCCCTTCCGCGAGGCGTCTAAGGTTCTACGGAAGGCTCTGATGGGCTCGGACGGATCGGACACCACGTGGCGCTACTGCGTCACCGACACCAACAACGTCATCGGCTTCGCCCTGGGCGCCATGTTTGTCAGGGAAGTGTTCGACGGCGACAGCAAACCCCTC GCTCAGAACATGATAAAAGAGGTGAAGGATGCATTCAAGAACAACCTGCCCATGCTCAAGTGGATGGACAAGGAGACGAGGGAACTAGCCAAGGAGAAA GCGGATGCCATTACCGACATGATTGGATTTCCTGATTTCATTACGGATCCAAAAAAGCTCGACGAGAAATACAAAGGC CTGGAGTTCGTGGAGAACGAGTACTTTGAGAACAACATTCGTGTGAGCCAGTTCCTGTTGAAGAAGAACATGCAGCGTCTCTACCGACCCAGCAACAAGACCGAGTGGGAGATGACGCCTACCATCGTGAATGCCTACTACACGCCGACCAAGAACCAGATCG TTTTTCCCGCTGGTATCCTGCAGGCGCCGTTTTACGATCCCAACTATCCTAA GTCTCTCAACTTTGGTGCCATGGGGGTCGTGATGGGACACGAGCTAACGCACGCTTTCGACGACCAAG GAAGAGAATACGACAAGTCCGGAAACTTGAACCAATGGTGGAAGAACTCGACGATTCAGAGCTTTCAGGCCAGGGCTCAGTGCTTCATCGATCAGTATTCCAACTACACTGCCAACAAAGAAAAC CTCAATGGAAAGCAAACACTGGGCGAAAACATCGCAGACAACGGAGGCCTTAAGGCGGCTTTTCAT GCGTTCGAGGAGTGGCTCGAGCAGCACCCCGACGAGCCGCCTCTGCCCGGAGTGAACATGACGCACAAGCAGCTCTTCTACGTAGGCTTCGCTCAGGTGTGGTGCTCCACCGAGACCCCGGAGGCCATCCACCTGCAGATCCTCAGCGACCCGCACTCGCCGGCCAGGTTCAG GGTGATAGGACCGGTCTCCAACTCAGAAGAGTTCTCGAGGGAGTTCAAGTGCAGAAAGAACAGCGGCATGAACACCCGGAAGAAGTGCGAAGTCTGGTGA